A genomic segment from Brevundimonas mediterranea encodes:
- a CDS encoding class I SAM-dependent methyltransferase, with protein sequence MTIPDPAAFIHANTRLQPVPHAPEISLWLADEITPIWRMTEEELGELGLPPPFWAFAWAGGQALSRYLLDHPQEVAGKRVLDFATGSGLVGVAAMRAGAASVLCADIDPFCQAAVAANAQANGVALGFTPLNLLDAPPPAVDVICAGDICYEKPMTEAVLAWLGQARAAGTRVLIGDPGRTYFPRSGLDFLAEYSVPTTRELEDLEIKRSSVWAMP encoded by the coding sequence ATGACCATCCCCGATCCGGCCGCCTTCATCCACGCCAACACACGTCTCCAGCCCGTGCCCCATGCGCCGGAAATCTCGCTGTGGCTGGCGGACGAGATCACGCCGATCTGGCGCATGACGGAAGAGGAACTGGGCGAACTGGGCCTGCCGCCGCCCTTCTGGGCCTTCGCCTGGGCCGGCGGCCAGGCGCTGAGCCGCTATCTGCTGGATCACCCGCAAGAGGTCGCCGGCAAGCGGGTGCTGGACTTCGCGACCGGTTCGGGCCTGGTCGGGGTGGCGGCTATGCGGGCGGGCGCCGCCTCGGTCCTGTGCGCCGACATCGATCCCTTCTGCCAGGCCGCCGTCGCCGCCAACGCCCAGGCCAACGGCGTGGCCCTAGGCTTCACACCGCTCAATCTGCTGGACGCCCCGCCGCCGGCCGTGGACGTCATCTGCGCCGGCGACATCTGCTACGAAAAGCCGATGACCGAGGCCGTGCTGGCCTGGCTGGGCCAGGCTCGCGCCGCCGGAACCCGTGTCCTGATCGGCGATCCCGGCCGCACCTATTTTCCCCGCTCGGGCCTGGATTTCCTGGCCGAATACAGCGTGCCCACGACCAGAGAGCTGGAGGACCTGGAAATCAAGCGGTCCTCCGTCTGGGCCATGCCCTGA
- a CDS encoding OmpP1/FadL family transporter, whose protein sequence is MGGIALTTVLLAGVAAPAMAGSFYVQEQSTRGQGRANSGEGADKGVQSLWWNPAAIAGTQRQVYTGMHGLILDSDVNDRGSSLTYNVPTPAIASRTAPVNGDPHVHNVVESGIIPNFAVSMPIGERFNVGMAVQAPFNFTTKYEPTDFARYDALTSELRSANVSLVAAMTVTDWLDIGAGFDAQYAKATLSSALPNVAIPGVFAPTYAVSPSTDGRNQLEGDGWDYGWNAGAQMHFGKLDLGLSYRSKIEHELEGTVNLSGLTGVLAAANVSADGVASFTTPWYATVSARYAVNDRLTLNAQVNQIGWSEFDAIRVTYGTSGSSTIVQDYDDVTSGAIGFDYKIDPTMTVRAGLGYDPTPTPDDHRTARIPDGDRFLYTAGLSKSVGSMTFDGAVTYIDIDTATINDTRDVYGNGLVVSTLRGEAKGHGVGFSMGATWNF, encoded by the coding sequence ATGGGCGGCATCGCCCTGACCACCGTCCTGCTGGCCGGCGTCGCCGCGCCTGCCATGGCCGGTTCGTTCTACGTGCAGGAACAATCGACCCGCGGCCAGGGCCGCGCCAACTCGGGCGAAGGCGCCGACAAGGGCGTGCAGTCGCTGTGGTGGAACCCCGCCGCGATCGCCGGAACCCAGCGCCAGGTCTACACCGGCATGCACGGCCTGATCCTGGACTCAGACGTCAACGATCGCGGCTCCAGCCTGACCTACAACGTCCCCACCCCGGCCATCGCCAGCCGGACTGCGCCGGTCAACGGCGATCCGCACGTCCATAACGTGGTCGAAAGCGGCATCATCCCGAACTTCGCCGTCTCCATGCCGATCGGCGAGCGCTTCAACGTCGGCATGGCCGTCCAGGCGCCGTTCAACTTCACCACCAAGTACGAGCCGACCGATTTCGCCCGCTACGACGCCCTGACGTCGGAACTGCGCTCGGCCAACGTCAGCCTGGTGGCCGCCATGACGGTCACGGACTGGCTGGATATCGGCGCCGGCTTTGACGCCCAATACGCCAAGGCGACCCTGAGCTCGGCCCTGCCGAACGTGGCCATCCCCGGCGTCTTTGCTCCGACCTATGCCGTCTCGCCCAGCACCGACGGCCGCAACCAGCTTGAAGGAGACGGCTGGGATTACGGCTGGAACGCCGGCGCCCAGATGCATTTCGGCAAGCTGGACCTGGGTCTGTCCTATCGCTCCAAGATCGAGCACGAGCTGGAAGGCACCGTGAACCTCTCGGGCCTGACCGGCGTTCTGGCGGCCGCCAACGTCTCGGCTGACGGCGTCGCCAGCTTCACCACCCCCTGGTACGCCACCGTCTCGGCCCGTTACGCCGTCAATGACCGCCTGACGCTGAACGCCCAGGTCAACCAGATCGGCTGGAGCGAGTTCGACGCCATCCGCGTGACCTATGGAACGTCCGGTTCCTCGACCATCGTTCAGGACTATGACGACGTCACCTCCGGCGCGATCGGCTTCGACTACAAGATCGATCCGACCATGACGGTCCGCGCCGGCCTGGGCTACGACCCGACCCCGACGCCGGACGATCACCGCACCGCCCGTATCCCGGACGGCGACCGGTTCCTCTACACCGCCGGTCTGTCGAAGAGCGTGGGCTCCATGACCTTCGACGGCGCCGTGACCTATATCGACATTGATACGGCCACGATCAACGACACCCGCGACGTGTATGGCAACGGCCTGGTCGTCTCCACCCTGCGCGGCGAGGCCAAGGGCCACGGCGTCGGCTTCTCGATGGGCGCGACCTGGAACTTCTAA
- a CDS encoding DUF3298 and DUF4163 domain-containing protein, protein MTSTVRILLLSAAVAATLAACQRREDKADASAPTPTAAAPVSPAAAGAPMGFDSKTQYATVKLTLPDAVKSKPDLHAPLYAAAVRDLRQFSEGAQADLSEAGGGPGGYEKTIAFEPGAETGKLFSLARTDFEFTGGAHPNTSFSAVLWDKAMKKRLGFADLFRPGADLAGLDKALCDAANAAKQARSPGSETATLGGKMWTCPKAVATPFVLTPGTTPGKAGGITFLLGAYQIGPYSDGPYQIALPQSVFRSLLNPAYADEFAGAPVKAGDVTPKNG, encoded by the coding sequence ATGACCTCCACCGTTCGCATCCTGCTGCTGTCCGCCGCCGTCGCCGCCACCTTGGCCGCCTGCCAGAGGCGCGAGGACAAGGCTGACGCCTCCGCGCCGACCCCGACCGCCGCCGCCCCGGTCAGTCCCGCCGCCGCCGGCGCCCCGATGGGCTTCGATTCCAAGACCCAGTACGCCACGGTCAAACTGACCCTGCCGGACGCGGTCAAATCCAAGCCCGACCTGCACGCCCCCCTCTACGCCGCCGCCGTGCGCGACCTGCGCCAGTTCTCCGAAGGCGCCCAGGCCGACCTGTCCGAGGCCGGCGGCGGCCCCGGCGGCTATGAGAAGACCATCGCCTTCGAACCCGGCGCCGAGACCGGCAAGCTGTTCAGCCTGGCCCGCACCGATTTCGAGTTCACCGGCGGCGCCCATCCCAACACCAGTTTCTCGGCCGTGCTGTGGGACAAGGCGATGAAGAAGCGGCTGGGCTTCGCCGACCTGTTCCGCCCGGGCGCCGATCTGGCGGGCCTGGACAAGGCCCTGTGCGACGCCGCCAACGCCGCCAAACAGGCCCGCTCGCCGGGGTCGGAGACCGCGACCCTGGGCGGCAAGATGTGGACCTGCCCCAAGGCCGTCGCCACCCCCTTCGTCCTGACGCCGGGCACGACGCCGGGCAAGGCGGGCGGGATCACCTTCCTGCTGGGCGCCTATCAGATCGGCCCCTATTCGGACGGCCCCTACCAGATCGCCCTGCCCCAGTCGGTCTTCCGCTCCCTGCTGAACCCCGCCTACGCCGACGAGTTCGCCGGCGCGCCGGTCAAGGCGGGGGACGTGACGCCGAAGAACGGCTGA
- a CDS encoding DEAD/DEAH box helicase, whose amino-acid sequence MAESALPHAKDTAVSTTFESMGLNKALLQALASEGYTKPTPIQEKAIPDVMQGKDLLGIAQTGTGKTAAFALPILHRLAENRIAPKPRTTRVLVLSPTRELATQIGDSFKAYGAHLGFRVAVIFGGVKYGAQERALQQGLDILVAAPGRLLDHIQQKNLDLSSTEILVLDEADQMLDLGFIKPIRQIVSRIPAKRQNLFFSATMPTEIGKLAGELLKDPVKVQVTPQSTTVQRISQSVVHVEQGRKRALLTEMFSDPEYTRCLVFTKTKHGADKVAAYLEAGGVEAGAIHGNKSQPQRERTLDAFKKGKLRVLVATDIAARGIDVDGVSHVVNFELPHVPEAYVHRIGRTARAGADGTAISFVAGDEMKLLKDIEKVTRQKIPAIDRRNDKALGQLDATIMATGVGKKATMPEREGGERNEGGRGGRGRSRVPHRDGVRPEGGGQPHRQRRARPGETPAAPRPERAYNPLAGERVPSINDNAKPAEGEMKRRPRRRPSNGGKGYGGAAKA is encoded by the coding sequence ATGGCTGAAAGCGCCCTGCCGCACGCGAAAGACACTGCTGTGAGCACCACATTCGAATCCATGGGCCTGAACAAGGCCCTTCTTCAGGCGCTGGCGTCGGAAGGCTACACCAAGCCGACCCCGATCCAGGAAAAGGCCATCCCCGACGTCATGCAGGGCAAGGACCTGCTGGGCATCGCCCAGACGGGCACCGGCAAGACCGCCGCCTTCGCCCTGCCGATCCTGCATCGCCTGGCCGAGAACCGCATCGCCCCCAAGCCGCGCACGACGCGCGTGCTGGTCCTGTCGCCCACGCGTGAACTGGCCACCCAGATCGGCGACAGCTTCAAGGCTTACGGCGCCCACCTGGGCTTCCGGGTCGCGGTCATCTTCGGCGGCGTGAAATACGGCGCCCAGGAGCGGGCCCTGCAACAGGGTCTGGACATCCTGGTCGCGGCGCCCGGCCGTCTGCTGGACCACATCCAGCAGAAGAACCTGGACCTGTCCTCGACCGAGATCCTCGTCCTGGACGAAGCCGACCAGATGCTGGACCTGGGCTTCATCAAGCCGATCCGCCAGATCGTCAGCCGCATCCCGGCCAAGCGCCAGAACCTGTTCTTCTCGGCGACCATGCCGACCGAGATCGGCAAGCTGGCGGGCGAGCTGCTGAAGGACCCGGTCAAGGTCCAGGTCACGCCGCAATCCACCACCGTCCAGCGCATCAGCCAGTCGGTCGTCCACGTCGAACAGGGCCGCAAGCGCGCCCTGCTGACCGAAATGTTCAGCGATCCCGAGTACACGCGCTGCCTGGTCTTCACCAAGACCAAGCACGGCGCCGACAAGGTCGCGGCCTATCTGGAAGCGGGCGGGGTCGAGGCCGGCGCCATCCACGGCAACAAGTCCCAGCCCCAGCGTGAACGCACGCTGGACGCCTTCAAGAAGGGCAAGCTGCGCGTCCTGGTCGCCACCGACATCGCCGCGCGCGGCATCGACGTAGACGGCGTCTCGCACGTCGTGAACTTCGAACTGCCCCATGTGCCGGAGGCCTATGTGCACCGCATCGGCCGGACGGCCCGCGCGGGCGCCGACGGCACCGCCATCAGCTTCGTCGCCGGCGACGAGATGAAGCTGCTGAAGGATATCGAGAAGGTCACGCGCCAGAAGATCCCGGCCATCGACCGCCGCAACGACAAGGCCCTGGGCCAGCTGGACGCCACCATCATGGCGACCGGCGTCGGCAAGAAGGCGACCATGCCGGAACGCGAGGGCGGCGAGCGCAATGAAGGCGGCCGGGGTGGTCGTGGGCGCAGCCGCGTGCCGCACCGCGACGGCGTCCGTCCGGAAGGCGGCGGCCAGCCGCATCGCCAGCGCCGCGCCCGTCCCGGCGAGACTCCGGCCGCTCCGCGTCCCGAGCGCGCCTACAACCCCCTGGCCGGTGAGCGCGTGCCCTCGATCAACGACAACGCCAAGCCTGCGGAAGGCGAAATGAAGCGCCGTCCCCGTCGCCGTCCGTCGAACGGCGGCAAGGGCTACGGCGGCGCGGCCAAGGCCTGA
- the map gene encoding type I methionyl aminopeptidase translates to MYETPDLETDALVRTSAIRIHQAEDFEGMRKAGRLVAEALDMITPHVQPGVLTSTIDDLIREFTLDHGGLPACLGYKGYEKTVCTSINHVVCHGIPGDRVLKDGDIVNIDHTVIVDGWHGDSSRMYAVGEINARAKKLIDVTYQSLDLGLEQVKPGNTFGDIGFAIQKFVEAQRMSVVRDFCGHGIGRVFHDSPNVLHYGRKGEGAVLKPGMFFTVEPMVNLGKPHVKVLSDGWTAVTRDKSLSAQCEHTIGVTEDGLEIFTVSPAGLFRPN, encoded by the coding sequence ATGTACGAAACGCCCGATCTCGAAACCGACGCCCTGGTCCGCACCAGCGCCATCCGCATTCACCAGGCGGAGGACTTCGAGGGGATGCGCAAGGCCGGCCGTCTGGTCGCCGAGGCGCTGGACATGATCACCCCCCATGTTCAGCCGGGCGTGCTGACCAGCACGATCGACGACCTGATCCGCGAGTTCACTCTGGACCACGGCGGCCTGCCGGCGTGCCTGGGCTACAAGGGTTACGAGAAGACCGTCTGCACCTCGATCAACCACGTCGTCTGCCACGGCATTCCCGGCGACCGGGTCCTGAAGGACGGCGACATCGTCAACATCGACCACACGGTCATCGTCGACGGCTGGCACGGCGACTCAAGCCGCATGTATGCGGTCGGCGAGATCAACGCCCGCGCCAAGAAATTGATCGACGTGACCTATCAGTCGCTGGACCTGGGCCTGGAACAGGTCAAGCCGGGAAACACCTTCGGCGACATCGGTTTCGCCATCCAGAAATTCGTCGAGGCCCAGCGCATGAGCGTGGTGCGCGACTTCTGCGGCCACGGCATCGGCCGGGTCTTCCACGACAGCCCCAATGTCCTGCACTACGGCCGCAAGGGCGAGGGCGCCGTGCTGAAGCCCGGCATGTTCTTCACCGTCGAGCCGATGGTGAACCTGGGCAAGCCCCATGTGAAGGTCCTGTCCGACGGCTGGACCGCCGTGACGCGCGACAAGTCCCTGTCGGCCCAGTGCGAACACACCATCGGGGTGACGGAAGACGGGCTGGAAATCTTCACCGTCAGCCCGGCCGGACTGTTCCGCCCCAACTGA
- a CDS encoding helix-turn-helix transcriptional regulator, with the protein MKNRLKLLRVERGWTQEQLGQALGVSRQAVIALETERHDPSLDLAYRIAAAFDRPVEEIFENPHA; encoded by the coding sequence ATGAAGAACCGGCTGAAACTGCTGCGCGTCGAGCGCGGCTGGACCCAGGAGCAACTGGGCCAGGCGCTGGGCGTGTCGCGACAGGCGGTGATCGCCCTGGAGACCGAGCGGCACGATCCCTCGCTGGACCTGGCCTACCGCATCGCTGCGGCCTTCGACCGACCGGTCGAGGAAATCTTCGAGAACCCGCACGCCTGA
- a CDS encoding alpha/beta fold hydrolase — translation MFNAFFKARPRLRAALFGLAVCTPSLMVGVTAAFAQPGAQASAFVSDRLSVEVVGAGPDVILIPGFGCSREVWRTTADRLKATHRVHLVQLAGFAGEAWSHGDGPFVQPVVEELDRYIRSQGLERPAVIGHSMGALAGLVLAQQHPEAVGRLMSVDSLPFFGALRGPQVTVEAMRPAAEQTAQTLLALSDESFRAAQVGSAQGMTRDAALRVRLVDWTTGSDRKAMAAAMRDVLLTDARPGLANLSVPVTALYASDADGGAPAAQADQAWGHEYATLPGVKLIRVDGSRHFIMADQPQRFAELVDQFLAD, via the coding sequence ATGTTCAACGCCTTCTTCAAGGCGCGCCCGCGCCTGCGCGCCGCACTGTTCGGTCTGGCGGTCTGCACCCCGTCGCTGATGGTCGGCGTCACCGCCGCCTTCGCCCAGCCAGGCGCCCAGGCGTCCGCCTTCGTCTCGGACCGCCTGTCCGTGGAGGTGGTGGGGGCGGGCCCCGATGTGATCCTGATCCCCGGCTTCGGCTGTTCGCGGGAAGTGTGGCGGACCACGGCGGATCGGCTGAAGGCGACGCACCGGGTCCATCTCGTGCAGCTGGCGGGCTTCGCCGGCGAGGCCTGGAGTCATGGCGACGGCCCCTTCGTCCAGCCGGTGGTCGAGGAACTGGACCGCTACATCCGCAGTCAAGGGTTGGAGCGGCCGGCGGTGATCGGTCATTCGATGGGCGCCCTGGCGGGACTGGTGCTGGCCCAGCAGCATCCTGAGGCTGTCGGCCGGTTGATGAGCGTGGACAGCCTGCCCTTCTTCGGCGCGCTGCGGGGGCCGCAGGTGACGGTCGAGGCCATGAGACCGGCGGCGGAACAGACGGCGCAGACCCTTCTGGCCCTCTCGGACGAATCCTTCCGCGCCGCCCAGGTCGGCAGCGCCCAGGGCATGACGCGGGACGCGGCATTGCGGGTCAGGCTGGTCGACTGGACGACCGGGTCGGACCGCAAGGCCATGGCGGCGGCCATGCGGGACGTCCTGCTGACGGATGCGCGGCCAGGTCTTGCGAACCTGAGCGTGCCGGTGACCGCCCTCTACGCCTCGGATGCCGACGGCGGGGCGCCCGCCGCCCAGGCGGATCAGGCCTGGGGTCACGAATATGCGACCCTGCCCGGCGTCAAGCTGATCCGGGTCGACGGCAGCCGGCATTTCATCATGGCCGACCAGCCTCAGCGGTTCGCCGAACTGGTGGATCAGTTCCTGGCCGACTGA
- the ypfJ gene encoding KPN_02809 family neutral zinc metallopeptidase: protein MRWQGGRTGGGGVEDRRGLGGGALAGGGIGVGVLAIIGYLVFGIDPATTTQLASQFGGVGAEQQQGQVGTPEDQAGRFVDVVGGNINDVWTQKLNGYEPPKVVIYEQGTSTGCGYGQSAMGPFYCPTDRTVYLDLGFWQEMETQLGASGADFARAYVIAHEFGHHVQTLTGTSAQVRQAQQRAQGEAEANQYSVALELQADCYAGVWARNASAVSNGQVALEPGDIEEGMKTAQAIGDDTLQRRGGGRVSPESFTHGSAAQRVEWLQRGYQSGDPAVCDTFSGA, encoded by the coding sequence ATGCGCTGGCAGGGCGGACGGACAGGCGGCGGCGGGGTCGAGGATCGGCGCGGTCTCGGCGGCGGGGCGCTGGCGGGCGGCGGGATCGGCGTCGGGGTCCTGGCGATCATCGGCTATCTCGTGTTCGGCATAGATCCGGCGACCACAACCCAGTTGGCCAGCCAGTTCGGCGGCGTCGGCGCCGAGCAGCAGCAGGGTCAGGTCGGGACGCCTGAAGATCAGGCCGGTCGGTTCGTCGATGTCGTCGGGGGCAATATCAACGACGTCTGGACCCAGAAGCTGAACGGCTACGAACCGCCCAAGGTGGTCATCTACGAACAGGGCACATCGACCGGCTGCGGCTATGGCCAATCGGCCATGGGCCCCTTCTATTGCCCGACCGACAGGACCGTCTATCTGGACCTGGGCTTCTGGCAGGAGATGGAGACGCAACTGGGCGCCTCGGGCGCCGACTTCGCCCGCGCCTATGTCATCGCCCACGAGTTCGGCCACCACGTCCAGACCCTGACCGGAACCTCGGCCCAGGTCCGTCAGGCCCAGCAGCGCGCGCAAGGGGAAGCCGAAGCCAACCAGTATTCCGTCGCGCTGGAGCTTCAGGCCGATTGCTACGCCGGCGTCTGGGCCAGAAACGCCTCGGCCGTCTCGAACGGCCAGGTCGCCCTGGAGCCCGGCGACATCGAGGAAGGCATGAAGACCGCCCAGGCTATCGGCGACGACACCCTGCAACGCCGGGGCGGCGGGCGCGTTTCGCCAGAGAGCTTCACCCACGGCTCCGCAGCCCAGCGGGTCGAGTGGCTGCAACGCGGCTATCAGTCGGGCGACCCGGCCGTCTGCGACACCTTCAGCGGCGCCTGA
- a CDS encoding fatty acid desaturase family protein, producing MPAAPRLAASALFTPEEWAPFQARSAWVGPLLVAHCWAVIAIAVVAGVLIPWLIPLCVMVIGTRQLGLAILMHEAAHGGLSRNLRLNDFLGHWLCAVPIGASLTAYRPYHLAHHRFAQQPEDPDLMLSAPFPVSPASLRRKLIRDLTGQTFFKQRVLLPLAQRRSGSPKGDGAQTMRDSAHQYEAVVTGRSVLPFLAFNALLLAGFVAAGVWWAFFALWLLPMATWFPMVTRLRNIAEHACVDGSAADAFRAARTTRAAWWERAFIAPYWVNFHAEHHLFMHVPCWKLPALHRAVHTRPQAAGMEVAPGYADVLKTATRRRA from the coding sequence ATGCCCGCCGCCCCGCGCTTAGCCGCATCCGCCCTGTTCACGCCCGAGGAATGGGCTCCGTTCCAGGCCCGCTCGGCATGGGTCGGGCCGCTGCTGGTCGCCCACTGCTGGGCCGTGATCGCGATTGCGGTCGTCGCGGGGGTGCTGATCCCCTGGCTGATCCCGCTGTGCGTCATGGTGATCGGCACGCGCCAGCTGGGCCTGGCGATCCTGATGCACGAGGCGGCGCACGGCGGCCTGTCCCGGAACCTGCGGCTGAACGATTTCCTCGGCCACTGGCTTTGCGCCGTGCCGATCGGCGCCAGCCTGACCGCCTATCGCCCCTATCACCTGGCCCACCACCGCTTCGCCCAGCAGCCGGAGGATCCCGACCTGATGCTGTCGGCGCCCTTTCCCGTCTCGCCCGCCTCCCTGCGGCGCAAGCTGATCCGCGACCTGACCGGCCAGACCTTCTTCAAGCAGCGGGTGCTGCTGCCGCTGGCCCAAAGGCGCTCAGGCAGCCCGAAGGGCGATGGCGCACAAACAATGCGCGATAGCGCCCACCAATATGAGGCCGTCGTCACCGGCCGCTCGGTCCTGCCCTTCCTCGCCTTCAACGCCCTCCTGCTGGCGGGCTTCGTCGCGGCGGGGGTCTGGTGGGCCTTCTTCGCCTTGTGGCTGCTGCCGATGGCGACCTGGTTCCCGATGGTGACGCGGCTGAGAAACATCGCCGAACACGCCTGCGTCGACGGCTCGGCCGCCGACGCCTTCCGCGCCGCCCGAACCACCCGCGCCGCCTGGTGGGAGCGCGCCTTCATCGCCCCCTACTGGGTCAATTTCCACGCAGAACATCACCTGTTCATGCATGTGCCGTGCTGGAAGCTGCCGGCCCTGCACCGCGCCGTCCACACCCGTCCCCAGGCCGCCGGCATGGAGGTCGCGCCCGGGTATGCCGACGTGCTGAAGACCGCGACGCGTCGCCGGGCATGA
- the pgm gene encoding phosphoglucomutase (alpha-D-glucose-1,6-bisphosphate-dependent) yields MHARAGRQALPEDLIDLDALIGAYGSGRPDMADPAQRVVFGTSGHRGSALDGAFTESHILAIAQAVAEYRAAQGIDGPLFVGRDTHGLSEPAWRTTLEVLVGNGVEVLIDARDGFTPTPAVSHAILAYNRANTRQADGILITPSHNPPRDGGIKYNPPSGGPAGSDATGAIAARANQLIEGGLAEVKRVPFDRAYATAGRFDFLGAYIDDLPSVLDLDAIRDAGVRMGADPLGGAAVAYWGEIADRHRLNLTVVNDVVDPRWAFMPLDADGKIRMDCSSPSAMANLIRMMQGGSAYDLAFGNDADADRHGIVTPDGGLMNPNHFLAAAVAYLFVNRPGWGPDVAVGKTLVSSSMIDRVVAGMGRRLLEVPVGFKHFVPGLLDGTVGFGGEESAGATFLRRDGTAWSTDKDGLLLCLLAAEIQARTGQSASQLYAGLTEQYGAPAYARIDAPADRTQKARLAALSSADVAATTLAGQPITDILTKAPGNGEAIGGLKVVTADAWFAARPSGTEDVYKIYAESFLGADHLAQVQAEARTLVAAALAG; encoded by the coding sequence ATGCACGCTCGCGCCGGCCGCCAGGCCCTACCGGAAGACCTGATCGACCTCGACGCCCTGATCGGCGCCTATGGATCCGGCCGGCCCGACATGGCCGACCCGGCCCAGCGGGTGGTGTTCGGCACCTCGGGACACCGGGGCTCGGCTCTGGACGGCGCCTTTACCGAGAGCCACATCCTGGCCATCGCCCAGGCGGTCGCCGAATATCGCGCGGCGCAGGGGATCGACGGCCCGCTGTTCGTTGGGCGCGACACCCACGGCCTGTCCGAACCCGCCTGGCGCACGACGCTGGAGGTGCTGGTCGGCAATGGCGTCGAGGTGCTGATCGACGCCCGTGACGGCTTCACCCCGACCCCGGCCGTGTCCCACGCCATCCTGGCCTACAACCGCGCCAATACGCGCCAGGCCGACGGGATCCTGATCACCCCGTCGCACAATCCGCCCCGCGACGGCGGCATCAAATACAATCCCCCCTCCGGCGGTCCGGCCGGGAGCGACGCCACCGGCGCCATCGCCGCCCGCGCCAATCAGCTGATCGAGGGCGGCCTGGCCGAGGTGAAGCGCGTCCCGTTCGACAGGGCTTACGCCACGGCGGGCCGGTTCGACTTCCTGGGCGCCTATATCGACGACCTGCCCAGCGTGCTGGACCTGGACGCCATCCGCGACGCCGGGGTCCGCATGGGGGCCGATCCGCTGGGCGGAGCGGCCGTGGCCTATTGGGGCGAGATCGCCGACCGGCACCGGCTGAACCTGACCGTGGTCAATGACGTCGTCGATCCGCGCTGGGCCTTCATGCCGCTGGACGCCGACGGCAAGATCCGCATGGACTGTTCGTCGCCCAGCGCCATGGCCAATCTGATCCGGATGATGCAGGGCGGATCGGCCTATGATCTGGCCTTCGGCAATGACGCCGACGCGGACCGCCACGGCATCGTCACGCCCGACGGCGGCCTGATGAACCCCAATCATTTCCTGGCGGCGGCCGTCGCCTATCTGTTCGTCAACCGTCCCGGCTGGGGCCCGGACGTGGCGGTGGGCAAGACCCTGGTCTCGTCATCGATGATCGACCGCGTCGTCGCCGGCATGGGCCGCCGCCTGCTGGAGGTTCCGGTCGGGTTCAAGCATTTCGTGCCGGGCCTGCTGGACGGAACCGTCGGCTTCGGCGGCGAGGAATCGGCCGGGGCCACCTTCCTGCGGCGCGACGGCACGGCCTGGTCCACAGACAAGGACGGCCTGCTGCTGTGTCTGCTGGCGGCCGAGATCCAGGCCCGCACGGGTCAGAGCGCCAGCCAGCTCTATGCCGGCCTGACCGAACAATACGGCGCTCCCGCCTATGCCCGGATCGACGCCCCCGCCGATCGGACGCAGAAGGCGCGTCTGGCCGCCTTGAGCTCCGCCGACGTCGCCGCCACCACCCTGGCCGGTCAGCCGATCACCGACATCCTGACCAAGGCCCCCGGCAATGGCGAGGCCATCGGCGGGCTCAAGGTCGTGACCGCCGACGCCTGGTTCGCCGCCCGCCCGTCGGGCACCGAGGACGTCTACAAGATCTACGCAGAGTCCTTCCTGGGAGCGGATCACCTGGCCCAGGTCCAGGCCGAGGCCAGGACGCTCGTGGCCGCCGCCCTGGCGGGCTGA